One genomic region from Bradyrhizobium icense encodes:
- the soxZ gene encoding thiosulfate oxidation carrier complex protein SoxZ, translating into MFTPAPRVQVPSAAANGEVFPVKTLISHRMETGLRHDDQGNVISRRIINKFTCRHNDAVVFSVDLHEAVAANPFIEFYLRATESGRLEFVWEEDGGGIYALEHHLTVT; encoded by the coding sequence ATGTTCACTCCGGCACCCCGGGTGCAAGTGCCAAGCGCCGCCGCGAATGGTGAAGTGTTTCCGGTCAAGACGTTGATCAGCCATCGGATGGAGACCGGCCTGCGGCACGATGACCAAGGCAATGTCATCTCGCGCAGGATCATCAACAAGTTTACCTGCCGTCACAATGACGCCGTGGTGTTCAGCGTCGATCTCCACGAAGCCGTAGCGGCGAATCCCTTCATTGAATTCTACTTGCGTGCGACAGAAAGCGGCCGGCTCGAGTTCGTTTGGGAAGAGGATGGCGGCGGCATCTACGCATTGGAGCACCACCTAACGGTCACTTAA
- a CDS encoding thiosulfate oxidation carrier protein SoxY codes for MTAAVAGSAGLASTALGASPPPSDAVEFVKQLTGKVATTSDRLHLQMPQVFPNGYTVPLTLVIDSPMTESDHVRQVRVLASRNPLVEVATFHFVPRRSEPRVSTRIRLAEPQYVLAVAEMNDGTLLMTETWVEVATNGCK; via the coding sequence TTGACCGCCGCCGTTGCGGGGAGCGCCGGACTCGCGAGCACCGCTCTCGGCGCCTCACCGCCCCCGAGCGATGCGGTGGAGTTCGTTAAGCAACTGACCGGAAAAGTCGCGACTACGTCGGATCGTCTGCATCTGCAGATGCCGCAGGTCTTTCCGAATGGCTACACCGTGCCACTCACGCTCGTGATCGATAGTCCCATGACTGAATCCGATCACGTCAGGCAAGTCAGGGTGCTGGCGTCGCGAAATCCGCTTGTCGAGGTTGCCACCTTTCATTTTGTCCCACGACGCAGTGAACCCCGCGTGTCGACGCGCATTCGCCTCGCCGAACCGCAATATGTCCTGGCGGTGGCGGAGATGAACGACGGTACGTTGCTGATGACCGAGACTTGGGTCGAGGTCGCCACCAATGGATGCAAGTAA